Proteins from a genomic interval of Amycolatopsis sp. cg13:
- a CDS encoding NUDIX domain-containing protein, which produces MNNNASYRPGPRVAAYALIGRDEEILFLTDETGALVLPGGPVRDGEPVERALHRTLRDQIGTTITGLDFCCVIEHEVVSGQHDYSTGLAFLFDATLAENDDITGHQPYAPHWCGEPEAALLRPSAIADVIADGRLSADFPWRAWKP; this is translated from the coding sequence ATGAATAACAATGCCAGCTACCGACCAGGTCCTCGAGTCGCAGCTTACGCTCTCATAGGCCGCGACGAGGAAATCCTGTTCCTGACCGACGAGACCGGCGCGCTTGTCTTGCCGGGCGGCCCAGTTCGCGACGGCGAACCAGTTGAGCGAGCGCTCCATCGCACCCTGCGCGACCAGATCGGCACAACGATCACCGGACTGGACTTTTGCTGCGTGATTGAGCATGAGGTCGTGAGCGGTCAACACGACTACTCGACGGGCCTGGCGTTTCTCTTCGATGCGACTCTCGCCGAAAACGATGACATCACTGGCCACCAGCCCTATGCGCCCCACTGGTGCGGCGAGCCCGAAGCCGCCCTGCTACGGCCGTCTGCGATCGCAGATGTGATCGCAGACGGCCGCTTGTCCGCCGACTTTCCCTGGCGGGCGTGGAAACCATGA